From one Sphingobacteriales bacterium genomic stretch:
- a CDS encoding adenosylhomocysteinase → MSTTTSSQIDFSLKYKVKDMSLAEWGRKEITLAEAEMPGLMALREEFGPSQPLKGARIAGCLHMTIQTAVLIETLVALGAEVTWSSCNIFSTQDHAAAAIAAAGIPVFAWKGLNEEEFNWCIEQTLFFGSPERPLNMILDDGGDLTNMVFDNYPELAKGIRGLSEETTTGVHRLYERMEAGTLLIPAININDSVTKSKFDNKYGCRESCVDAIRRATDVMIAGKVAVVAGFGDVGKGSAESLRGAGARVIVTEIDPICALQAAMEGFEVKKMKDAVKEADIIVTTTGCRDIITGEHFRLMKDKAIVANIGHFDIEIDVAWLNTNYGHTKNTIKPQVDLYTIDGKDIILLAEGRLVNLGCATGHPSFVMSNSFSNQVIAQLELWANADKYENKVYMLPKHLDEKVARLHLAKIGVVLDELTPEQSAYLNIPVAGPYKPEYYRY, encoded by the coding sequence ATGTCAACTACTACATCATCTCAAATTGATTTTAGCCTGAAATACAAGGTTAAAGACATGTCCCTTGCAGAATGGGGACGCAAAGAAATAACGCTTGCAGAAGCGGAAATGCCGGGCTTAATGGCACTTCGTGAAGAATTCGGTCCTTCACAACCATTGAAAGGCGCTCGCATCGCCGGTTGCTTACACATGACGATTCAGACGGCTGTGTTAATAGAAACATTGGTAGCTTTAGGTGCTGAAGTGACCTGGTCTTCCTGCAATATCTTCTCTACACAAGATCATGCTGCTGCTGCTATCGCTGCTGCCGGTATTCCGGTGTTTGCCTGGAAAGGCCTGAACGAAGAAGAATTTAACTGGTGTATCGAACAAACCTTGTTCTTCGGTTCTCCGGAACGTCCGTTAAATATGATACTGGACGATGGCGGTGACTTAACCAATATGGTGTTTGATAACTATCCTGAACTGGCAAAAGGTATCAGAGGTTTGTCGGAAGAAACGACTACCGGTGTTCACCGTTTATACGAAAGAATGGAAGCTGGAACTTTATTGATTCCGGCTATCAATATCAACGATTCCGTAACGAAATCTAAATTTGACAACAAATACGGCTGCCGTGAAAGTTGTGTAGATGCGATTCGTCGTGCTACCGATGTAATGATTGCCGGTAAAGTGGCTGTTGTTGCCGGTTTTGGTGACGTAGGTAAAGGTTCTGCGGAATCTTTACGTGGTGCCGGTGCGCGCGTGATTGTTACAGAAATAGACCCAATCTGCGCATTACAGGCTGCCATGGAAGGCTTTGAAGTGAAAAAAATGAAAGATGCGGTAAAAGAAGCGGACATCATCGTGACTACAACAGGTTGCCGTGATATCATCACCGGTGAACACTTCAGATTGATGAAAGATAAAGCGATTGTGGCGAATATCGGCCACTTTGACATCGAGATTGATGTTGCCTGGTTGAATACCAACTATGGTCATACTAAAAACACCATTAAACCGCAGGTTGACCTGTATACTATCGATGGAAAAGATATCATCTTACTGGCTGAAGGTCGTTTGGTGAACTTAGGTTGTGCTACCGGTCACCCTTCCTTTGTAATGTCAAACTCTTTCTCCAATCAGGTGATTGCTCAGTTAGAATTGTGGGCAAATGCTGACAAATACGAAAACAAGGTGTATATGCTTCCTAAACATCTGGATGAAAAAGTTGCCCGTCTGCACTTAGCTAAAATTGGCGTGGTGTTGGATGAGTTAACTCCTGAACAAAGTGCTTATTTGAACATTCCGGTGGCTGGTCCATATAAACCGGAGTATTACAGATATTAA
- a CDS encoding polysaccharide deacetylase family protein produces MIRNFLFHRVYPERDVLWDPMDVKLFEKCIKHLSGNYDVVRIEDLVKSGNRQGRNKYATINFDDGYKDNIDYAADILEKYHCKASFYVVTDCIDRNVPTWTHVLEHTFQHTKHSKIDLNYDFLTPELRISELKTKEERIAYVKKLKPFLKNISHANRTEVLEIVVKSFSDAELPRLMMNWDDLNQLHQAGHYIGSHTVTHCMLGTMDNLDEIRYELLHSAQSIQEHLGYFPVTISYPVGSFNETTKRLSKEAGYEIGLAVKQNTYDPLKDDVFEIPRIELYNEPWWKTRLRITNTLENIKTLIGYK; encoded by the coding sequence ATGATAAGAAATTTTCTGTTTCATCGTGTATATCCGGAACGGGATGTTCTGTGGGATCCTATGGATGTAAAACTATTTGAGAAATGCATCAAGCACCTATCCGGCAATTACGATGTCGTCCGTATTGAAGATTTGGTGAAATCGGGAAATAGGCAGGGCAGAAACAAATACGCTACCATCAATTTTGACGACGGCTACAAAGACAATATTGACTATGCCGCCGACATACTGGAAAAATACCACTGCAAGGCTTCCTTTTATGTGGTGACGGATTGCATCGACAGAAACGTGCCGACCTGGACGCATGTGTTAGAACATACCTTCCAGCACACGAAACATTCCAAAATAGATTTAAACTATGATTTTTTAACCCCTGAATTACGAATATCGGAACTAAAGACAAAAGAAGAAAGGATAGCCTATGTCAAGAAGCTTAAACCTTTTTTAAAGAATATTTCTCACGCAAACAGGACGGAAGTGCTGGAAATTGTGGTAAAGAGCTTTTCCGATGCTGAGCTGCCCAGATTAATGATGAACTGGGATGACCTGAATCAACTCCACCAGGCTGGCCATTATATCGGCTCCCACACCGTAACGCATTGCATGCTCGGAACAATGGACAATCTAGACGAAATAAGATATGAACTTCTGCATTCCGCTCAGTCCATTCAAGAGCATCTCGGCTATTTCCCGGTGACCATCTCCTACCCTGTTGGAAGTTTCAACGAAACGACCAAAAGATTAAGCAAAGAAGCCGGCTATGAAATTGGGCTGGCTGTTAAACAAAACACGTATGACCCGCTCAAAGATGATGTATTTGAAATTCCCAGAATAGAACTCTATAACGAACCCTGGTGGAAAACCAGACTGCGGATCACCAATACCCTGGAAAATATTAAAACATTAATCGGCTACAAATGA
- a CDS encoding methyltransferase domain-containing protein, with the protein MKNYKQYNDQYFSRWAPVYDVFEILLADVRRDITTTIHPVGKSVLDVGTGTGSLALDLSKTAEKVIGIDLSSEMLEIAKKKNKKNNLTFLLMDASNMNYIDEEFDIVTISLGLHDMPLEIRTLVLKEVRRVLKSNGKLFILEYDLPQNDFLGTVSYHLINLLESKYYLDFIKSDFESYLSTLGFKMEKKTNYLFGYLRFITLTK; encoded by the coding sequence ATGAAAAACTATAAGCAATATAATGACCAATATTTTTCAAGGTGGGCACCTGTATATGACGTTTTTGAAATTCTCCTGGCTGATGTCCGAAGAGACATTACAACAACAATCCATCCCGTCGGCAAATCAGTTTTAGATGTTGGAACCGGAACAGGTAGTCTGGCGCTGGATTTAAGTAAAACGGCAGAGAAAGTTATTGGAATTGACTTATCATCCGAAATGCTTGAAATTGCAAAAAAGAAAAATAAAAAGAACAATCTGACATTCCTGCTAATGGATGCCAGCAATATGAACTATATAGATGAGGAATTTGATATCGTTACCATAAGCCTGGGGTTGCACGATATGCCATTAGAAATAAGAACTTTAGTATTAAAGGAAGTAAGACGAGTTTTAAAAAGTAACGGGAAACTATTCATCTTAGAATATGATTTACCCCAAAACGATTTTCTAGGAACTGTTTCATATCACCTGATTAATCTACTTGAGAGCAAATACTACCTTGATTTTATTAAATCTGATTTTGAGTCTTACCTGAGTACACTTGGGTTTAAAATGGAGAAAAAAACAAATTATCTGTTTGGGTATTTAAGATTTATCACCCTGACCAAATAA
- a CDS encoding Crp/Fnr family transcriptional regulator, with protein MSSELKKFFHDYVPLPDAELEDIVSKFRKKNVRKNEFVLMQGEICKDLIFVQSGCLRLYYLQDEVEVSVWFALKHSSAIEIYSFISETPTNYFLQAIEDSEVLYLPKAELNKLYLTHPKMQEMMRKFWEDVILHLLQRFTALQRDSAEQRYLDLLNKPELLQSIPQKYLASFIGVTPTSLSRIKKNIR; from the coding sequence ATGTCCTCAGAACTGAAAAAATTCTTTCATGATTATGTGCCTCTTCCAGATGCAGAGTTGGAAGATATTGTCAGTAAATTCAGGAAAAAGAACGTAAGGAAAAATGAGTTTGTACTGATGCAGGGCGAAATCTGCAAGGATTTGATTTTTGTACAAAGCGGCTGTTTGCGTTTGTACTATTTACAGGATGAAGTGGAAGTGTCTGTCTGGTTTGCACTCAAACACTCTTCCGCCATTGAAATTTACAGTTTCATCAGTGAAACACCCACCAATTATTTCCTGCAGGCCATTGAAGACAGCGAAGTCTTGTACCTGCCCAAAGCAGAACTGAATAAATTATACCTTACCCACCCTAAGATGCAGGAGATGATGCGCAAATTCTGGGAGGATGTGATATTGCATCTGCTGCAACGCTTTACCGCCCTGCAGCGCGACTCCGCCGAGCAGCGTTATCTGGATTTGTTGAATAAACCGGAATTGCTGCAGTCCATTCCGCAGAAATACCTCGCTTCCTTTATCGGGGTGACACCGACTTCATTGAGCAGGATTAAGAAGAATATTCGATAA
- a CDS encoding alpha/beta hydrolase, with amino-acid sequence MNIRQWESEGKYTKVYGHSVFNIQYQTGQPTIAFLHGYPSASFDYYKVLPYLEKDFSYVIHDHLGFGLSAKPAPYSYSLIEQAEIAIELWKQLGLKEIHLVSHDYGTTVTNEIIVRKQQGFEPVQLKSVTFCNGSMHIELAQLKLVQKLLKHPFWGKYIVALMNKRTFIKTMQDIWFDKELCDLNEMNELWELLMMNAGKDVLHKISQYNNERVKYWNRWIPALTQLDIPAHILWAQQDPIAVKAIAEQLHKEIPNAVYTKIDHCGHYPMLEKPEEWIRNVVEFIKSNS; translated from the coding sequence ATGAATATACGACAATGGGAATCGGAAGGCAAGTACACCAAAGTATACGGACATTCCGTTTTTAACATTCAGTATCAGACGGGCCAGCCAACCATCGCCTTTTTGCATGGCTACCCGTCGGCCTCATTCGATTATTACAAAGTGCTGCCCTATTTAGAAAAAGATTTTTCATATGTTATTCACGACCATCTCGGATTTGGTTTATCTGCCAAGCCGGCTCCTTATTCCTACTCATTAATCGAACAGGCTGAAATTGCCATTGAATTATGGAAACAACTCGGTCTGAAAGAAATCCATCTGGTCTCACACGATTACGGGACAACGGTTACCAATGAAATTATTGTAAGAAAGCAACAGGGATTTGAACCTGTACAACTGAAATCTGTCACCTTTTGCAACGGCAGCATGCACATCGAGCTGGCGCAGCTTAAACTTGTGCAAAAATTGCTGAAACATCCGTTTTGGGGTAAATATATTGTCGCATTGATGAACAAGCGCACTTTCATCAAAACCATGCAGGATATCTGGTTTGATAAAGAATTATGTGATTTGAATGAAATGAATGAACTCTGGGAGTTGCTGATGATGAACGCAGGAAAAGATGTCCTGCATAAAATATCTCAGTACAACAATGAACGCGTGAAATACTGGAACCGCTGGATTCCGGCCCTTACGCAATTAGATATCCCAGCGCATATTTTATGGGCACAGCAAGACCCGATTGCGGTGAAAGCCATCGCAGAACAATTACATAAGGAAATTCCGAATGCAGTCTATACTAAAATCGACCACTGCGGCCATTACCCGATGCTGGAGAAACCGGAAGAATGGATCAGAAATGTCGTTGAATTTATTAAATCAAATTCGTGA
- the ftcD gene encoding glutamate formimidoyltransferase codes for MFTDSDKLIECVPNFSDGRNQAIIDAIAAAINSTADVKLMHVDAGYDANRTVYTFAGKPSAVLEAAYLAIKTANELIDMRMHKGEHPRMGACDVCPLIPLHHISMEEVVELSKLLGNRIGNLGIPVYLYEHSATSPERKNLSYLRKGEYESIPQKIQLPEWKPDFGPADFNERFGMMALGARNFLIAYNINLKSKDLSLAKRIALEIRQIRAKNDGSYESCLLQHVKAIGWWMEEYQCTQISINITDIFASPLIEVYDCIKKIAGNYGIEVDGSELIGLVPELTLRHPNRSVQEAAAYLGLDSVKPFKINERVIEYNLRKV; via the coding sequence ATGTTTACAGATAGTGACAAACTGATAGAATGCGTACCTAATTTTTCGGATGGAAGAAATCAGGCCATTATTGATGCGATTGCAGCTGCCATTAATAGTACAGCGGATGTAAAATTGATGCATGTGGATGCCGGATATGATGCCAACAGAACGGTTTACACTTTTGCTGGAAAACCTTCTGCAGTGTTGGAAGCCGCCTATCTTGCAATAAAAACCGCAAACGAATTAATTGATATGCGTATGCACAAAGGTGAACATCCGCGTATGGGAGCCTGTGATGTTTGCCCATTAATCCCATTACATCATATTTCAATGGAAGAAGTGGTGGAACTTTCAAAACTTTTGGGGAATCGGATTGGAAATTTGGGGATACCCGTGTATTTGTATGAACATTCTGCAACTTCGCCTGAAAGAAAGAATCTTTCTTATCTTCGCAAAGGCGAATACGAAAGCATCCCTCAGAAAATACAGTTACCGGAATGGAAACCGGATTTCGGCCCTGCCGACTTCAATGAAAGATTTGGCATGATGGCTCTGGGAGCGCGCAATTTTTTAATCGCTTATAATATAAATCTGAAGAGTAAAGACCTCAGCCTTGCCAAAAGAATCGCACTGGAAATCCGGCAAATTCGGGCAAAGAACGATGGCTCATATGAAAGCTGCCTGTTGCAGCATGTAAAAGCCATCGGTTGGTGGATGGAAGAATATCAGTGCACGCAGATATCCATCAACATCACGGATATTTTTGCCAGCCCATTGATAGAAGTATACGACTGCATCAAAAAGATTGCGGGAAATTATGGCATTGAAGTGGATGGAAGCGAACTGATTGGCTTGGTTCCTGAATTGACTTTACGTCATCCGAACAGATCTGTCCAGGAAGCAGCAGCATATCTGGGTCTGGATTCGGTTAAGCCTTTCAAAATTAATGAAAGAGTGATAGAGTATAACCTGCGAAAAGTTTAA
- a CDS encoding sterol desaturase family protein codes for MIKGILFLVAGIAFWTLMEYIIHRFLGHQKKGKQIIKKEHQRHHAEAHYFAPLIKKIALAVAVLAFTTLVTGLHFTFKMGFIFSLGFAGMYFIYEVTHRRFHIREPLIRYGLRMRKHHFYHHFGNPKVNHGVTTALWDRIFGTYKKPPIVKVPNKMAMTWLKDNNQQLKPKYQKHFNMH; via the coding sequence ATGATAAAAGGTATCCTGTTTTTAGTAGCCGGCATTGCTTTCTGGACTCTGATGGAATATATTATCCATCGTTTTCTGGGACATCAGAAAAAAGGAAAACAAATCATAAAAAAGGAACATCAGCGGCACCATGCGGAAGCACACTATTTCGCTCCATTAATCAAAAAAATCGCGTTAGCTGTAGCAGTCCTTGCTTTTACAACATTGGTGACAGGACTCCATTTTACATTTAAAATGGGTTTTATATTTTCACTTGGATTTGCAGGCATGTATTTCATCTACGAAGTCACACACAGACGATTTCATATAAGAGAACCGCTTATTCGTTATGGGTTAAGAATGCGCAAACATCATTTTTATCACCACTTCGGCAATCCAAAAGTAAACCACGGAGTGACCACGGCGCTTTGGGACAGGATATTCGGAACCTATAAAAAACCTCCCATCGTTAAAGTACCGAATAAAATGGCTATGACCTGGTTGAAAGACAACAACCAGCAACTAAAGCCAAAGTATCAGAAGCATTTCAACATGCATTAA
- a CDS encoding AEC family transporter — MEQPILLFGLFLLGIIAQFFSSLPKDLFRKINKFIIFVPLPAITLSKVPYLSITQSVIYPIASAWIIFFMSIGYAFAIGRLLKWDKKTIACIILCCGLGNTSFVGFPILNYFYGAESIRYAIFVDQPGSFLIMSTLGVLIAAYFSSSDYTHKDIYKRLLKFPPFLVFIIALFIPKDFIGGNVLKSLEFLGMWMIPLAMLSLGLQFKWQLKDIVWRNFFAGVLYKLILAPLIIFVLFYLILDKRTELHTVSVLECAMPPMITSSIMATEHGLDEKLANALPTLGILFSIPTLLFWKWILE, encoded by the coding sequence ATGGAGCAACCCATACTACTTTTCGGTCTTTTTTTACTGGGAATCATTGCTCAGTTCTTTAGTTCTTTACCTAAAGATTTATTCCGCAAAATCAACAAGTTCATCATCTTTGTCCCGCTTCCTGCTATCACCTTATCTAAAGTCCCTTATTTAAGCATCACGCAGTCAGTCATATACCCCATAGCATCCGCCTGGATAATCTTTTTTATGAGCATCGGCTACGCGTTTGCTATCGGCAGACTGTTGAAGTGGGATAAAAAAACAATTGCCTGTATTATTTTATGTTGCGGACTGGGCAATACCTCTTTTGTCGGCTTTCCCATCTTGAACTATTTTTACGGGGCAGAGAGCATCCGGTATGCCATTTTTGTGGATCAGCCGGGCAGCTTTCTCATCATGTCAACACTGGGTGTATTGATTGCTGCTTATTTCAGTTCATCCGACTATACACACAAGGATATTTACAAACGGCTGCTGAAATTCCCGCCGTTCCTGGTGTTTATCATAGCCTTATTTATTCCAAAAGATTTTATTGGTGGAAACGTATTAAAGTCACTTGAGTTTCTGGGAATGTGGATGATTCCACTGGCCATGCTGTCGCTTGGACTTCAGTTTAAATGGCAGCTGAAAGATATAGTATGGCGTAATTTTTTTGCCGGCGTTTTATATAAATTGATTCTTGCGCCGCTGATTATTTTTGTGCTGTTCTATCTTATCCTGGATAAACGAACGGAACTGCATACGGTATCTGTGCTGGAATGTGCCATGCCGCCGATGATTACCTCATCCATCATGGCAACGGAACATGGCCTGGACGAAAAACTGGCAAACGCGCTGCCAACGCTTGGTATTCTGTTTTCAATTCCAACACTGTTGTTTTGGAAATGGATATTGGAATAA
- a CDS encoding NUDIX domain-containing protein, with product MYKLFINNKIVFLCENPAFVDNLMHEEFIIEPYTTKENFKNILRIILNKENPNSIVLFHRDPDKVFTEVCSYFRCIEAAGGVVENPAGEVLLIHRRGFWDLPKGKIEKGETVEGAAVREVIEETGLENVRIVEPVRFRKFKNKATYHSYAIDGELAIKVSFWFKMTTDSVGTLIPQSEEDIEQAIWVKKKDIPDFFDNMYLSIIDVLKEIL from the coding sequence ATGTATAAACTTTTTATCAATAACAAGATAGTTTTCCTTTGTGAAAATCCAGCTTTTGTGGATAATTTAATGCATGAAGAATTTATTATAGAGCCTTACACGACAAAGGAGAATTTTAAAAACATTTTAAGAATTATTCTAAATAAGGAAAATCCGAATAGCATCGTTTTGTTTCACAGAGACCCGGATAAGGTTTTTACGGAAGTGTGTTCTTATTTCAGGTGCATCGAAGCAGCCGGTGGAGTCGTTGAGAACCCAGCAGGGGAAGTGTTGTTGATTCATCGCAGAGGATTCTGGGATTTGCCTAAAGGGAAAATTGAAAAAGGAGAAACGGTGGAAGGCGCTGCAGTTAGGGAAGTTATCGAAGAAACAGGATTAGAGAATGTGCGTATTGTTGAACCGGTCCGCTTTAGAAAATTTAAAAACAAAGCTACCTATCACTCCTACGCTATCGATGGTGAGTTAGCCATAAAGGTTTCCTTTTGGTTTAAAATGACAACTGATTCTGTCGGCACTTTAATTCCACAATCGGAAGAAGATATTGAACAGGCCATTTGGGTGAAAAAAAAAGATATTCCCGATTTCTTTGATAATATGTATCTGTCGATCATTGATGTGTTGAAAGAGATTTTATAG
- a CDS encoding orotate phosphoribosyltransferase — translation MENNAYKETLAEYLLQIKAIQLNTQNPFIWASGIKSPVYCDNRKLLSYPEVRNFVKDGLISLLNEYFPHTDCIAGVATAGIPHGAIIADELNLPFIYVRSKPKEHGLTNTIEGDLRHGQRVLVVEDTISTGGSSLKAVSDLRAAGAEVIGMIAIYKYGFESAKQKFDAEGVVLKTLTNYEFLIRAAAKGGYISSDELETLNTWQTNPHDWWQQQQQIQ, via the coding sequence ATGGAAAACAACGCCTACAAAGAAACATTAGCAGAATATCTGCTGCAAATAAAAGCAATTCAACTGAATACACAAAATCCATTTATCTGGGCGAGCGGCATAAAGTCTCCTGTATATTGTGATAATCGGAAATTATTATCCTATCCTGAAGTACGAAACTTTGTAAAAGATGGGTTAATCAGCCTGTTGAATGAATATTTTCCGCATACCGATTGCATTGCCGGAGTAGCCACAGCCGGTATTCCACACGGAGCTATTATAGCGGACGAATTAAATCTTCCATTTATCTATGTACGTTCCAAACCTAAAGAACATGGACTAACCAATACTATCGAAGGAGATTTAAGGCATGGCCAACGCGTATTGGTTGTGGAAGATACGATTTCTACCGGGGGAAGCTCATTAAAGGCCGTAAGCGATCTGCGGGCTGCAGGTGCCGAGGTCATCGGAATGATTGCGATATATAAATATGGTTTTGAATCTGCAAAACAGAAATTCGACGCGGAAGGTGTGGTGTTAAAGACATTGACTAATTACGAATTCCTGATTCGGGCAGCTGCAAAAGGAGGATATATTTCCAGTGATGAATTAGAAACCTTAAACACCTGGCAGACCAATCCACACGATTGGTGGCAGCAACAACAACAAATTCAATAA
- a CDS encoding DUF445 family protein, with translation MLLSIQLISWQTWAVPLIGAFIGWITNWLAIKMLFHPRRPVKIAFITFHGIFPKNKPRIAEKLGTIVQRDLINFSDIKERMQDPDALNNFKEEIAIRVDNAIRDRIEKSALLDAIVPDQLIQSVHKTIVTEIERNLLI, from the coding sequence ATGCTTTTATCCATTCAACTTATAAGCTGGCAAACCTGGGCTGTTCCATTGATTGGTGCATTTATTGGATGGATTACCAACTGGTTAGCCATAAAGATGCTCTTTCATCCAAGAAGACCTGTAAAAATAGCATTCATTACTTTTCATGGAATTTTCCCTAAAAACAAACCGCGAATTGCCGAAAAGCTCGGAACTATTGTTCAACGGGATTTGATTAATTTTTCAGATATAAAAGAAAGGATGCAGGATCCGGATGCTCTGAATAATTTTAAAGAAGAAATAGCCATCAGAGTAGATAATGCCATACGGGACAGAATAGAAAAAAGTGCCTTGTTAGATGCTATTGTCCCGGATCAGCTGATACAGAGTGTCCATAAGACGATTGTCACAGAAATTGAAAGGAACCTCCTAATTTAA
- a CDS encoding DUF445 family protein: MDTSITKIEQKLDIQKLVQNKLANFSDERLEQLLLHITSREFRFIEIIGAVLGFIIGIIQLLISAL, encoded by the coding sequence ATTGACACATCCATCACAAAAATTGAACAGAAATTAGATATTCAAAAACTTGTTCAGAACAAATTGGCTAATTTTTCAGACGAACGCCTTGAACAATTGCTGTTACACATTACATCCAGGGAATTCCGATTCATCGAAATCATAGGTGCTGTCCTTGGTTTTATTATAGGCATCATACAACTGCTCATCAGCGCATTGTAG